The following proteins are encoded in a genomic region of Thunnus maccoyii chromosome 8, fThuMac1.1, whole genome shotgun sequence:
- the LOC121902064 gene encoding gastrotropin-like, whose protein sequence is MAFTGKYELETQENYEEFLEAIGLLNAKTDHKVVTEVLQDGNDFTWTQTIPNWTWSNKFTVGQECELNTMMGSKFKAPVTLEGGKISIQFPQYLFTAEIIDDKLVMNCVIPGEKGVTFKRVNKRI, encoded by the exons ATGGCTTTCACTGGGAAATATGAGCTGGAGACTCAAGAAAACTATGAGGAGTTTCTGGAAGCAATTG GGCTTCTCAACGCCAAGACAGACCACAAAGTGGTAACAGAGGTGCTTCAGGATGGGAACGACTTCACCTGGACACAAACCATCCCCAACTGGACCTGGTCCAATAAGTTCACCGTAGGACAGGAATGTGAGCTGAACACAATGATGGGCTCCAAATTCAAG GCTCCTGTCACTTTGGAAGGCGGCAAGATTTCAATACAGTTTCCTCAGTACCTCTTCACAGCAGAGATCATTGATGATAAGCTTGTAATG AATTGCGTAATTCCCGGAGAGAAGGGTGTGACATTCAAAAGAGTTAACAAGAGGATCTAA
- the LOC121902587 gene encoding 5-hydroxytryptamine receptor 4-like, whose product MIYIPGVNTSDNNSLTTDGSDSALFHSNTIKVCVLCLLLPIPIFAIMGNLLIMAAVARFQSLRTPTNAFVVSLAVADFLVAVLVMPFSLVRSIDGWYFGHCFCQAHFLLDMSFCTSSIFNLSCVALDRYIAVCDPLHYLSRMSPKRVALLLLLCWILPLIISCLCVSFGMYTQSPPAAESSVTQQDTQTCQASFHIPYAFATSAISFFIPTGFMLFAYGKIFMAAQRQARWIHAIEHHTGQLQMNQSSMRTDPTRRVHVERYSLKKERKAAKTLGLIMGVFLLCWLPFFCVNVVHPLKGYSINPLVLEASMWLGYANSSLNPFLYALFNKNYRHAFVTMLGCGSLGRHLRAGLEYSHFFRQTHTVVTLETISR is encoded by the coding sequence ATGATTTACATCCCAGGGGTGAACACCTCAGACAACAACAGCCTGACTACTGACGGCAGTGATTCGGCTCTATTTCACAGCAATACTATTAAAGTTTGTGTACTGTGTCTGCTCCTACCCATCCCCATCTTTGCCATCATGGGAAATCTTTTGATCATGGCTGCAGTGGCACGTTTCCAAAGCCTTCGGACACCCACCAATGCTTTTGTGGTTTCCCTGGCAGTGGCTGACTTCCTGGTTGCTGTGCTGGTGATGCCTTTCAGTCTGGTGCGATCCATCGACGGCTGGTACTTTGGGCATTGCTTCTGCCAAGCTCACTTCTTGCTGGACATGTCTTTCTGTACATCCTCCATTTTTAATCTCAGCTGTGTGGCGCTGGACCGATACATAGCAGTGTGCGACCCACTGCACTATCTTTCCCGAATGTCTCCCAAACGTGTGgccctgttgctgctgctctgctggaTCCTGCCTCTGATCATCTCTTGCCTTTGCGTCTCCTTCGGCATGTACACCCAGTCGCCTCCTGCTGCGGAAAGCAGCGTCACACAGCAGGATACTCAGACCTGTCAGGCCTCCTTTCATATCCCCTACGCCTTTGCAACCTCAGCCATCTCTTTCTTCATCCCCACGGGTTTCATGCTGTTTGCCTATGGCAAGATTTTCATGGCTGCCCAGAGACAAGCGAGGTGGATTCATGCAATCGAGCACCATACTGGGCAGCTTCAGATGAATCAGAGCTCCATGAGGACTGACCCCACAAGACGAGTCCATGTGGAAAGATATTCTCTGAAGAAGGAAAGGAAGGCTGCTAAGACATTGGGTCTGATCATGGGGGTCTTTCTGTTGTGTTGGCTTCCTTTcttctgtgtgaatgtggtcCACCCTCTGAAGGGCTACAGCATCAACCCCCTCGTCCTGGAGGCCTCCATGTGGCTTGGATACGCTAACTCTTCTCTGAACCCTTTTCTCTACGCCTTATTCAACAAGAACTATCGTCATGCATTTGTAACCATGTTGGGTTGTGGGTCGTTGGGTAGGCACTTACGAGCAGGTTTGGAATACTCACATTTTTTtaggcaaacacacactgttgttACCTTAGAGACTATTTCAAGATGA
- the LOC121902586 gene encoding alpha-1A adrenergic receptor-like — translation MSLSTDNVTNLWKNGSSELDGAPGVSSQVNFTNSSGGNHTEPSEVALTRAIPLALVLGAFIVFAIAGNILVILSVVCNRHLRTPTNYFIINLAIADLLLGTTVLPVSATLEILDYWVFGRIFCDIWAAVDVLCCTASIMSLCVISIDRYIGVSHPLQYPGIVTEKRALLAMLGVWVLSVVISIGPLLGWKQPPSPDDTVCPITEEPFYALFSSLGSFYIPLVVILAMYCRVYIVAKRTTKNLEAGVMRERMNSGELTLRIHKGSQVQEEPGTSSTSKGRAHQARSSLTVKLLKFSREKKAAKTLGVVVGMFTLCWLPFFLALPIGSFNVNLRPPDLLFKVIFWLGYFNSCLNPIIYPCYNREFKLAFIRILRCQCHQRKRPGWRAYNYRSSNFSSSGHSRKGSTDHNSSCLNGSQRTLPSSASPSPSYLTKGLAPCPEGETLYIWGATSPTPSTPSLLPGSAADCQQVSLRGEGKGVKPAEETTGGIFSFSFGKNRDKGGTNKDSIMPDDKV, via the exons ATGAGTCTGAGCACTGACAATGTCACAAACTTGTGGAAAAATGGTTCCTCGGAACTCGACGGGGCTCCGGGTGTGTCATCCCAGGTCAACTTCACCAACAGCTCCGGGGGAAACCACACGGAACCCAGCGAAGTGGCCCTTACCCGAGCCATCCCGCTCGCCTTGGTGCTGGGGGCTTTCATCGTGTTCGCCATCGCGGGCAACATCCTCGTCATTCTCTCGGTGGTGTGCAACAGGCACCTGCGGACCCCGACGAACTACTTCATCATCAACCTGGCCATCGCCGACCTGCTGCTGGGCACTACGGTGCTGCCAGTGTCGGCCACGCTGGAGATCCTAGACTACTGGGTGTTCGGTAGGATCTTCTGTGATATCTGGGCGGCGGTGGATGTGCTGTGCTGCACCGCGTCCATCATGAGCCTGTGCGTAATATCCATCGACCGCTACATCGGAGTGAGCCACCCTCTGCAGTACCCGGGCATCGTGACCGAGAAGCGGGCTCTGCTGGCCATGCTCGGGGTGTGGGTGCTGTCGGTGGTCATCTCCATTGGACCGCTGCTCGGGTGGAAGCAGCCGCCGTCGCCGGACGACACGGTTTGCCCCATCACCGAGGAGCCTTTTTACGCGCTCTTCTCCTCCCTCGGCTCCTTCTACATCCCTCTCGTCGTTATACTGGCCATGTACTGCCGGGTGTACATAGTCGCCAAACGGACCACTAAGAACCTGGAGGCCGGGGTGATGCGAGAGAGGATGAACTCCGGCGAGCTGACCCTGAGGATCCACAAGGGATCTCAGGTGCAGGAGGAGCCCGGTACGTCCAGCACCAGCAAGGGCCGCGCGCACCAGGCGAGAAGTTCCCTCACGGTGAAACTTCTGAAATTCTCCCGGGAGAAGAAAGCGGCCAAAACTTTGGGAGTTGTGGTCGGCATGTTTACGCTTTGTTGGTTGCCCTTCTTCCTCGCCTTGCCCATAG GGTCTTTTAATGTGAACCTGCGCCCTCCTGATCTCCTCTTCAAAGTGATCTTCTGGCTGGGCTACTTCAACAGCTGCCTGAACCCCATCATCTACCCCTGCTACAACCGTGAGTTCAAGCTGGCCTTCATTCGGATCCTCCGATGCCAGTGTCACCAGCGTAAACGTCCCGGGTGGAGGGCATACAATTACCGTTCCTCCAACTTCAGCTCCTCTGGACACTCACGCAAAGGCTCCACTGATCACAACTCCAGCTGCTTGAATGGCAGTCAGCGTACTCTGCCGTCCTCAGCCAGTCCAAGCCCCAGCTACCTAACCAAGGGTCTGGCACCTTGCCCTGAGGGGGAAACATTATATATCTGGGGGGCCACCTCCCCGACTCCCTCCACACCCAGCCTGCTGCCTGGCAGCGCCGCAGACTGCCAGCAGGTATCTCTGAGAGGGGAGGGAAAGGGAGTGAAACCAGCTGAGGAGACTACTGGtggtattttttctttctcgtTTGGGAAGAATAGAGACAAGGGAGGCACCAACAAAGACAGCATCATGCCTGATGACAAGGTGTGA